GAACGCCGAAACGACGCTCGCCGAAATTTCATGGCGGTGCGCTGGCACGTTAGGGATGACGATCGGTCAGCAGGTGCGGAGCCACGCTGAGAAGACGCAACAATTTACTGCCGACGCGGCGGCGTTCGCTGCGTATTGCGCCCATCGCGCTGCTGTTGCGTACATCAACGCCTCCCATTGTGCGACAGTTGACCATGCGTCATCGCCAGTACTGCAACATTTGTCTGCGGCGGAAGCCGCGTATCAGTTGCTCCACGAATGTTGCGCAGCGCTTGAACGACCGGCGGACGTTGCAAAAGTCGAAGTCACAATCGAACAGCTCCGATATGAAATGGCAGAGACCATCGCCACATTTCACCGTCGAGTGCTACAAGATGCCGCCGAGGCGACAGCTTGTCGCGATTCCCGAGCCAATGCCAAAGCCTCAGCGCAACAAGCGCAACTCTTTCCCCCGTGGACCGAATATGTCGATGTTCCGTGGATTCACGCATCGACGCTTCTCGATCGTCTGAATGCGGATTTTGAGCCTATCGAGTCGGAGATAGAGCGCCTCAGACAAATGTTGGACCGTCTCCACACCCAAATCGAAGACTTACACATCGACGGTCCGCTCGACGCCGTGGCCGCGGAAGTCTTGGAAATCGTGGCTGGCTGGCTCCGACGTTCGTGGGTCGTAGTGACCGGCCCCCTTGCCTCGCGCGCCGAGCGAGAGCGCGAACGGGAGCGGTTACAGGCCAATGCAGTTCGACAGGGCCGACGTTTGGAACAACTGCAAACCAACGATCTCCGTGACACTGCGACGACCACGTTTTCCGCGCTCCTTGAAGCCGTGCGCCGACATGCTCCACTTCATCCGGAGGCGGAAGAAATCGCACGAGCGGCGCTGCTCACGTTCCTCCGCCAACGCCCGGAGTGGACCAGCACGCTCTTGGAAGTCTTGTTGCAACAAGCCGACATGGCTCCAAGCCTCATCTTTAACCTCGTCACTATCCTCGGCACTGAACAACCCGGATGGTTCACTGCTGCGCCGCTCGATCTCTTGCGTTTCCACGCCACGCGGCACTCCGTTGCCATCCGTGCTTGGCGCCAACTACAAGCTACACATCCGCACACGTTTGCGGTCTAAACGCTTATGGCGCTGGCATCGAGCGAATGATTGACAAGCATCAGCTGCTTCATCTAAGCACCGGCGCATGCCTCGCGGAAAAACGAAGACGCGCACCACGCGCGATGAATTAGAAATGAGCCTCTCCGAAGACGACTTGATTTCCGGCCTCATGGAGATCCAAGGCCGAAATGTCGAAGTCGTGGCGTTTGGGATCGCGTATTCCGGCGTGTTGAAGGAAATTAACGTTCGACAAGGATACGTAACAGTCGCTGACGGCGAAGATCTCGCCGCGTTGGAATTCGAACGCATCGAATCGTATCGTCTACTCGAGTAATTGTGGCCATCATCACCCTCACCACAGATTTTGGCACCCGCGACGGTTATGTCGGCGCGATGAAAGGCGTTGTGCTCTCTATCGCGCCGCACGCACACTTGCACGATTTGGCCCACCAACTCCCCGCCCACGACGTCACTCACGCGGCCTTCGTGCTAGCCGAGGCCGCACGCTACTTCCCTGCCAACACGATTCACGTCGCGGTTGTCGATCCCGGCGTGGGCAGTGCGCGCCTTCCTATCTGCGTATGTTGCAAGGAACAGTGGTATGTCGGTCCCGATAATGGTCTCTTTACGCTTTGTCTCGGCGACGACCCTTGGATCGGTTACCAGCTCACGAATCCCGCTTATTTTCGCCACGCTGTCAGTCCGACCTTCCACGGCCGCGACCTCTTTGCGCCGATCGCCGCCCACGTGGCCAACGGCGTCGATCCGCAGCAATTCGGACCTCCGCTCGCCACGCTGACTCAACTGCCCCTCCCCACCACGCAACGCACCGGCGACGAACTCTGCGGAGAAGTCATTTATCTGGATCACTTCGGCAATGCAGTGACTAACATCCGCACCACGGACCTTTCCGTAACAGGCAATATGCTGCGCATCCAAGTCGGCGAAGTCGTCATCGACGGCCTGGCCCGCACCTACGAAGACCG
This region of Deltaproteobacteria bacterium genomic DNA includes:
- a CDS encoding SAM-dependent chlorinase/fluorinase yields the protein MAIITLTTDFGTRDGYVGAMKGVVLSIAPHAHLHDLAHQLPAHDVTHAAFVLAEAARYFPANTIHVAVVDPGVGSARLPICVCCKEQWYVGPDNGLFTLCLGDDPWIGYQLTNPAYFRHAVSPTFHGRDLFAPIAAHVANGVDPQQFGPPLATLTQLPLPTTQRTGDELCGEVIYLDHFGNAVTNIRTTDLSVTGNMLRIQVGEVVIDGLARTYEDRPPLAPLAVIGSHHLLEIAVREGSAARQLQLRRGTPVQVRCTTA